One Bradyrhizobium sp. ISRA464 genomic window carries:
- the tnpA gene encoding IS200/IS605 family transposase, whose product MEAEYNHLNHATWECKYHVVFTPKYRKKLLFGKIKRHLGQVFHDLARRKECRIEEGHLMPDHVHMLISIPPKYSVAQIIGYMKGKSSIWIAQNVERKMRNFLGHKFWARGYFVTTVGRDEEMIRAYIKNQEMADQQLDQFELKISAAPKSKQSS is encoded by the coding sequence ATGGAAGCAGAGTACAATCATCTTAATCACGCGACTTGGGAGTGCAAGTACCACGTCGTGTTTACGCCGAAGTACCGCAAGAAGCTGCTGTTCGGGAAGATCAAGCGACATCTGGGCCAGGTATTTCACGATCTGGCACGACGGAAGGAGTGCCGGATCGAGGAAGGTCACCTGATGCCGGATCATGTCCACATGCTGATATCGATACCTCCGAAATATTCGGTGGCGCAGATCATCGGGTATATGAAGGGGAAGAGTTCGATCTGGATCGCGCAGAACGTCGAACGGAAGATGCGAAATTTCCTGGGCCACAAATTCTGGGCACGCGGATATTTTGTCACGACCGTCGGCCGCGATGAGGAAATGATCCGGGCCTACATCAAGAATCAGGAAATGGCCGACCAGCAACTGGATCAGTTTGAGCTAAAGATTTCAGCTGCCCCAAAATCCAAGCAATCGTCCTAA
- a CDS encoding IclR family transcriptional regulator: protein MTEHESTARPLDRAFAIVGYVANQTKAVSVAEIASALSLPVPTAHRLVGNLEERGLLQKALGSKRYVVGNQLVTLSAKVIGAAFRTARRHAVLRAVAGEIGEQCEIGVVRDNVVAYVDSVRVSQPQGLQFNPGEAAPLHCTSTGKIYMSRLPERAREQLCRSLALTRYTDNTIVDYDTLLKLLKETRRRGWAKTNEEYVKGVVGCAVPIVSPDRALIACLGVSVPVARVSFAELDRFIPPLQRAASLLSQTILQTDSEDETIEEI from the coding sequence ATGACGGAGCATGAAAGCACGGCTAGACCGCTCGACCGGGCATTCGCCATCGTCGGTTACGTCGCCAATCAGACGAAGGCTGTCTCGGTCGCGGAAATCGCGAGCGCCCTTTCCTTGCCGGTTCCGACCGCTCATCGGCTTGTCGGAAACTTGGAAGAACGGGGGCTCCTCCAGAAGGCGCTTGGATCAAAGCGCTATGTGGTGGGCAACCAGTTGGTCACGCTGTCCGCCAAAGTTATCGGCGCGGCCTTTCGCACGGCGCGGCGCCATGCGGTCCTGCGCGCGGTCGCCGGTGAGATAGGCGAACAGTGCGAGATCGGCGTCGTGCGCGACAACGTCGTCGCTTACGTCGACAGCGTACGTGTGTCCCAACCACAGGGGCTTCAATTCAATCCTGGCGAGGCTGCTCCGCTTCACTGCACCTCGACTGGAAAAATCTACATGAGCCGGTTACCCGAGAGAGCGCGTGAGCAGTTATGCCGCTCCCTCGCTCTGACGCGGTACACCGACAACACCATTGTGGACTACGACACCCTCCTGAAGCTTCTCAAGGAGACCCGCCGTCGCGGATGGGCCAAGACCAATGAGGAGTACGTGAAGGGCGTCGTCGGCTGCGCGGTCCCCATCGTTTCCCCAGACCGAGCGCTGATAGCCTGCCTTGGCGTATCGGTGCCTGTAGCGCGAGTCAGCTTTGCAGAGCTGGATCGCTTCATTCCGCCGCTTCAAAGAGCCGCCTCGCTCCTGTCGCAAACCATCCTTCAGACGGACAGTGAAGACGAAACAATTGAGGAGATTTGA
- a CDS encoding (2Fe-2S)-binding protein, with amino-acid sequence MPTSVSLDVNGRVVTVEVDDPGMPLLYALRDNLQLKGPRFGCGLGQCGTCAVLLDDEPVLACEISLTKAANKKVVTLEGLGSPEKPSPVQQAFIDEQAAQCGYCLNGMIIHATALLAKTMNPTIPEIKKALADDLCRCGTHLRIIRAVQRAARRA; translated from the coding sequence ATGCCCACGTCGGTTTCGCTCGATGTAAACGGCCGCGTGGTCACGGTTGAAGTCGATGACCCGGGCATGCCGCTTCTTTATGCCTTGCGAGATAATCTCCAATTGAAGGGACCGCGCTTCGGCTGCGGGTTGGGCCAGTGCGGCACGTGTGCCGTGCTGCTCGATGATGAGCCTGTGCTCGCGTGCGAAATTTCGCTTACCAAGGCAGCAAACAAGAAGGTGGTGACGCTCGAGGGACTTGGCAGTCCAGAGAAGCCGTCGCCGGTTCAACAAGCTTTTATCGACGAACAGGCGGCACAGTGCGGCTACTGCCTTAACGGCATGATCATACACGCGACCGCACTCCTCGCGAAAACCATGAACCCGACCATACCCGAGATCAAGAAGGCGCTCGCCGACGACCTTTGCCGTTGCGGCACGCACCTTCGCATCATTCGGGCGGTGCAGCGGGCAGCGCGAAGGGCGTGA
- a CDS encoding response regulator — protein sequence MARLNIRTRVILLSGALLVVILGTSIYLTRKLANSSAAVAEVADLIDVIESANGARIAFGELRYWMTDLAVSMLTLSEKNAAEAQGRMERLLDRVAARKPDRIASVRAELAQFQKFAAAAVEEYTADRRVMGNSLLAQARQHSNVVDELLGSIVTEFTNEVAADRDRAVADVVAATRITQAIAVAVVIAAALLTFFLLRSITLPLRRLVVAIDGLNSGNVAVPIPAAGRDEIGAMARTLAIFRDTLTERDRLTAEREHERKTLAAAIATISDGFVLYDADDRIVACNERVREIYPQRADLFRPGTSFREILETAVTRSVADLSGRTPEQWIEERERQHSESFSVAELSYRNDLWVRVTQRRTHDGGTVVVYTDITELKRRQIELERAREEAEAANRTKSQFLANMSHELRTPLNAIIGLAEMLHEEAQEEPDNTFLEPVGRIVQAGKHLLMLINDILDLSKIEAGKLDLYPEEFDVVALLGEVARTTQPIAGKNRNRLIVDCPADTGAMRADQTRVRQVLLNLLGNACKFTENGEIRLTATREADGPAGWLVFVVADTGIGMTADQLRRLFQEFSQADSSTTRKYGGSGLGLAISQRLCRAMGGEITVASMPGRGAVFTVRLPDQAVHAAAPRAEISRVAQSQSSRTMEPVSRVLVIDDDPDALDVMRRFLGKEGFDVLTARGGQEGLKLARELHPSLITLDVLMPELDGWHVLKELKSIPELAPIPVIMLTIVDERSKAYALGAGEYITKPIDWTRLRAVLHRLSGGPSRKDILLIENEAQTRRLLASKLTAEGWRIVDAENGREGLKQLAQHRPSLILLDLMMPEMDGFEFLEALRGDATFEDIPVVVMAATDLSEADRQRLNNGIIEFVSKAGCTRDELLTRIRDFLKQKLPINELHRRAESHG from the coding sequence ATGGCGCGGCTGAATATCCGAACCCGGGTGATTCTTCTGTCGGGCGCGCTCCTTGTCGTCATCCTGGGGACGAGTATCTATCTCACGCGCAAGCTCGCAAACAGTTCGGCAGCGGTCGCCGAGGTCGCCGATCTGATCGACGTTATCGAATCGGCGAACGGCGCGCGCATCGCGTTCGGAGAGCTGCGGTATTGGATGACGGATCTTGCCGTCAGCATGCTGACGCTCTCGGAAAAGAACGCGGCGGAAGCTCAGGGCCGGATGGAGCGTCTGCTCGATCGGGTTGCGGCACGGAAACCCGATCGCATCGCCTCTGTCCGTGCGGAGCTCGCTCAGTTTCAGAAATTCGCCGCCGCGGCCGTTGAGGAGTACACAGCCGATCGCCGGGTGATGGGCAATTCCCTCCTGGCGCAGGCGCGACAACACAGCAACGTGGTCGACGAGCTCCTGGGATCGATCGTTACCGAATTTACCAACGAGGTGGCGGCCGACCGCGACCGTGCGGTCGCGGACGTCGTCGCCGCGACCCGGATCACGCAAGCTATCGCGGTGGCGGTCGTCATCGCAGCTGCGCTGCTGACCTTCTTCCTGCTGCGCTCGATCACGCTGCCGCTCCGGCGGCTTGTGGTGGCGATCGACGGCCTTAACTCCGGGAACGTGGCAGTCCCGATTCCCGCCGCGGGCCGTGACGAGATTGGCGCGATGGCCCGCACGCTCGCGATATTCCGCGATACGCTCACGGAGCGGGACCGACTCACTGCCGAACGCGAACACGAGCGCAAGACGCTCGCGGCAGCAATCGCAACCATCTCCGACGGTTTCGTGCTCTATGACGCCGACGACCGCATCGTTGCGTGCAACGAGCGCGTACGCGAGATCTATCCTCAGCGGGCCGACCTCTTCAGGCCCGGCACAAGCTTTCGCGAAATCCTCGAGACGGCAGTTACGCGCTCCGTGGCCGATTTGAGTGGCCGCACGCCCGAGCAGTGGATCGAGGAACGCGAGAGGCAGCATTCCGAGTCCTTCAGCGTGGCCGAGCTTTCCTACCGCAATGACCTCTGGGTGCGGGTGACCCAGCGCAGAACCCATGATGGCGGTACGGTGGTGGTCTACACCGACATCACCGAACTGAAGCGGCGACAGATCGAGCTGGAGCGGGCGCGCGAGGAGGCCGAGGCGGCAAACCGGACGAAGAGCCAGTTCCTGGCAAATATGAGCCACGAACTGCGGACGCCGCTCAACGCAATCATCGGACTCGCCGAGATGCTCCACGAGGAGGCACAGGAGGAGCCCGATAATACGTTCCTCGAGCCTGTCGGGCGCATCGTTCAGGCCGGCAAGCATCTTCTCATGTTGATCAACGATATTCTGGACTTGTCCAAGATCGAGGCGGGGAAACTCGATCTGTACCCGGAGGAGTTCGATGTTGTGGCACTCCTCGGCGAGGTTGCAAGGACGACCCAGCCGATCGCCGGCAAGAACCGCAACCGACTCATTGTCGACTGCCCCGCGGATACCGGTGCGATGCGGGCAGACCAGACCCGGGTTCGTCAGGTGCTTCTGAATTTGCTCGGCAATGCGTGCAAATTTACGGAGAATGGCGAGATACGGCTTACAGCCACGCGTGAAGCTGATGGACCGGCCGGATGGTTGGTCTTTGTCGTGGCCGACACCGGCATCGGGATGACGGCGGATCAGCTTCGACGTCTCTTTCAGGAGTTCTCTCAGGCCGACAGCTCGACGACCCGCAAGTACGGCGGCTCGGGGCTTGGTCTGGCGATCAGCCAGCGCCTATGTCGCGCCATGGGCGGAGAGATCACCGTTGCGAGCATGCCCGGTCGCGGAGCCGTGTTCACCGTTCGCCTGCCCGATCAAGCCGTCCATGCCGCAGCACCACGCGCCGAGATATCTCGGGTCGCGCAGAGCCAGTCCAGCCGGACGATGGAGCCCGTGTCGCGAGTGCTTGTCATCGACGACGATCCTGACGCCCTGGATGTCATGCGCCGCTTCCTCGGCAAGGAGGGCTTTGACGTCCTGACCGCGCGAGGGGGACAAGAGGGGCTCAAGCTCGCGCGAGAGCTTCATCCCTCGCTGATCACGCTGGATGTGCTGATGCCCGAGCTCGACGGCTGGCACGTTCTCAAAGAGCTCAAATCGATACCGGAGCTGGCTCCGATTCCCGTAATCATGCTGACCATCGTCGATGAGCGCAGTAAGGCTTATGCACTGGGCGCAGGCGAATACATCACCAAGCCGATCGATTGGACGCGGCTCCGAGCCGTTCTGCACCGTCTGAGTGGCGGTCCATCGAGAAAGGACATCCTTCTCATCGAGAACGAGGCGCAGACACGGAGACTGTTGGCGTCGAAGCTTACCGCTGAGGGATGGCGAATCGTTGACGCAGAGAACGGTCGCGAGGGCCTCAAGCAACTGGCTCAGCACAGACCGAGCCTGATCCTGCTGGATCTCATGATGCCGGAGATGGACGGGTTCGAGTTCCTCGAAGCACTCCGCGGTGACGCGACTTTTGAAGATATTCCCGTCGTCGTGATGGCGGCCACCGACTTGAGCGAAGCAGACCGGCAGCGGCTCAATAACGGAATTATCGAGTTCGTCTCAAAGGCGGGCTGCACCCGTGATGAGCTGCTGACGAGGATTCGCGACTTCCTCAAGCAAAAACTTCCCATCAATGAGCTGCATCGGCGGGCCGAGAGTCATGGTTAG
- a CDS encoding molybdopterin cofactor-binding domain-containing protein: MLDFVSTRRDVLRTGGALVVAFTFADAALPALAESSSSRKTVESDEVDGFLSIDADGRVTVYSGKVDLGTGLRTALTQIAAEELDVSLDRVGLIQGDTELTPDQGPTWASLSIQIGGMRIRQAAATARKALVEMAAARLGVLATELRIEDGLIKGGDKSISYAELVGGGSFSLKIDKDVPVKDPTSYTIAGKSVPRLDIPSKVTGRFTYMQDFRIEGMLHGRVIRPLAIGARLESVDETSLNGIPGLIKVVREGNFLGVVATTEWGAIQATRKLKATWSNWEGLPEQARLWDYVRATKINSDKVTANVGDSTKALRDAPKHISATYDFAIHTHGSIGPSCAVVEINQGKITCWSASQGTHRLRRQLAAMMDVPLDNVHCLFIEGSGCYGRNGHEDAAGDAALLSRAVGGKPVRVQWMRADEHGWDPKGPPILVDLRAGVNDEGGIIAWESEFFVPGDGLAPMSLVAATLAAVPPTPITEPYRYGNPDIMTTNSAIPYTFPNIKTVAHLLAETPFRWSWVRSPGRLQNAFANECFVDELAAFVGADPLDFRLSHLNDPRGAELLRRLASLAKWEQRRSPRKSHQNDVVAGRGISYAKDFPSPTYVGAVADIEVDRRSGEIRVQRFFVVHDCGQVINPDGVRNQIEGNIIQTLSRTLKEELLFDRSAVTSLHWATYPILTFPEVPDVIIELVDRPTAKPSGAGEPAAAVVPAAVSNAVFDALGVRLRSVPFTPAKVLAAIESSARRPSREL; encoded by the coding sequence ATGCTGGATTTCGTCTCCACTCGTCGCGACGTGTTGAGGACGGGCGGCGCGCTCGTCGTCGCCTTCACGTTTGCGGACGCCGCGCTCCCTGCTTTGGCTGAGAGCAGTTCTTCAAGGAAGACCGTCGAATCTGACGAAGTCGACGGATTTCTGTCCATTGATGCCGACGGACGGGTCACTGTCTATTCCGGCAAGGTGGACCTTGGCACCGGATTACGCACTGCATTAACGCAGATCGCGGCCGAAGAGCTCGACGTGTCACTCGATAGAGTGGGGCTTATCCAGGGCGACACCGAGCTGACGCCCGACCAGGGCCCCACCTGGGCCAGCCTCTCGATTCAGATCGGCGGGATGCGGATCCGTCAGGCTGCGGCGACAGCGCGCAAGGCGCTTGTTGAAATGGCCGCTGCGCGGCTTGGCGTGCTGGCGACCGAACTGCGGATCGAGGACGGCCTTATCAAGGGCGGCGACAAGAGCATTTCATATGCCGAGCTTGTCGGTGGCGGCAGTTTCTCGCTGAAGATCGACAAGGATGTGCCGGTGAAGGATCCGACATCGTACACGATTGCAGGCAAGTCTGTGCCACGTCTCGACATTCCGTCAAAGGTGACGGGACGCTTCACGTACATGCAGGATTTCCGTATCGAGGGAATGCTGCACGGCCGCGTGATCCGTCCGTTAGCAATTGGTGCTCGCCTGGAGAGTGTCGACGAAACCTCGTTGAACGGCATTCCGGGTCTCATCAAGGTCGTGCGCGAAGGCAACTTCCTTGGCGTCGTTGCGACAACGGAGTGGGGCGCCATCCAGGCTACTCGTAAGCTGAAGGCAACCTGGTCGAATTGGGAAGGGTTGCCCGAGCAGGCACGCCTCTGGGACTATGTTCGCGCCACCAAAATCAACAGCGATAAGGTCACTGCCAATGTCGGTGACAGCACCAAGGCGCTGCGCGATGCGCCAAAGCACATTTCAGCAACGTACGATTTCGCCATCCACACGCATGGCTCGATCGGCCCATCTTGCGCGGTCGTCGAGATTAACCAGGGTAAAATCACGTGCTGGAGCGCTTCCCAGGGGACGCACAGGCTGAGACGACAGCTTGCGGCGATGATGGATGTGCCGCTGGACAACGTGCACTGCCTCTTTATCGAAGGTTCGGGTTGTTACGGCCGTAACGGACACGAAGATGCAGCCGGCGATGCCGCGCTCCTCTCGCGCGCGGTGGGCGGGAAACCCGTGCGCGTCCAGTGGATGCGTGCTGACGAGCATGGCTGGGATCCGAAAGGTCCGCCGATACTGGTCGACCTCCGCGCCGGAGTTAATGACGAAGGTGGGATCATCGCCTGGGAGTCGGAGTTCTTTGTCCCTGGGGATGGGCTCGCCCCGATGTCACTCGTCGCCGCCACGCTCGCCGCCGTGCCTCCCACCCCGATCACGGAACCGTATCGCTACGGCAACCCCGACATCATGACCACCAACTCGGCGATCCCCTACACATTCCCGAACATCAAGACCGTGGCGCATCTCCTCGCGGAGACGCCATTCCGCTGGTCCTGGGTTCGGTCGCCGGGGCGCCTCCAAAATGCTTTCGCCAACGAATGCTTTGTCGATGAGCTCGCTGCTTTCGTTGGTGCCGACCCACTCGATTTTCGTCTCAGCCATCTCAATGACCCGCGCGGTGCTGAGCTTCTGCGGCGTCTGGCTTCTCTCGCCAAATGGGAGCAGCGGCGCTCGCCACGGAAGAGCCACCAGAACGATGTCGTCGCTGGGCGAGGCATCAGCTATGCCAAAGACTTTCCGTCGCCCACCTATGTCGGTGCAGTGGCGGACATCGAGGTCGACCGGAGGAGTGGGGAAATCCGCGTGCAGCGCTTCTTTGTCGTGCACGATTGCGGGCAGGTCATCAACCCCGACGGCGTCAGGAACCAGATCGAGGGAAACATCATCCAAACCCTCAGCCGCACCTTGAAGGAGGAGCTCCTCTTCGATCGTTCGGCCGTGACGAGCCTCCATTGGGCCACCTATCCGATACTGACGTTTCCCGAGGTGCCCGACGTCATCATCGAACTTGTCGACCGTCCAACCGCGAAGCCGTCGGGCGCAGGCGAGCCAGCAGCCGCGGTCGTGCCGGCTGCGGTCTCCAATGCGGTCTTCGACGCTCTTGGCGTGCGGTTGCGCTCGGTCCCGTTTACCCCGGCGAAGGTCCTGGCCGCAATCGAGAGCTCCGCGCGACGCCCCTCTCGAGAACTGTGA
- a CDS encoding adenylate/guanylate cyclase domain-containing protein encodes MILVVDDNEDNRYLLVRRLRRLGYETVLTAEDGVEAIAALSEHPVDLMLLDVMMPGMNGHEVLRQIKAHPALREVRVIMISAVDDVDSVVHGIELGADDYLLKPFNPVILGARVGACLEKKRLRDREAHYLEEIEHERRRADEMLEAILPASALAELKATNEVKPRRVEDVTVLFSDIVGFTHYCDNHPAEQVVSELRGLVDAFEDIVDAHAMEKIKTIGDAFFATAGLLKPMQDGVLAAVHCARAMIETAQRLEPGWTVRIGIHSGPVIAGIMGRHQYMFDLWGDTVNTAARITAHADGGSIFMSATAWAQVRHCCAGRSRGFAELKGKGSLELFECHGLRAVTSPAGPTSDSRSQPPPESEGRP; translated from the coding sequence GTGATCCTGGTCGTCGACGACAACGAGGACAATCGCTATCTGCTCGTCCGTCGATTGCGACGGTTGGGCTACGAGACCGTGCTGACCGCCGAGGATGGCGTCGAGGCCATAGCAGCTCTTTCCGAGCATCCGGTGGACCTCATGCTCCTTGATGTCATGATGCCAGGGATGAACGGGCACGAGGTATTGCGGCAGATCAAGGCGCACCCGGCGTTACGGGAGGTTCGCGTTATCATGATTTCTGCCGTGGACGACGTCGACAGCGTGGTCCACGGCATCGAACTCGGCGCCGACGACTATCTTCTCAAGCCCTTTAACCCCGTGATTCTCGGTGCACGCGTCGGCGCGTGCCTGGAAAAGAAACGCCTGCGTGATCGGGAAGCCCATTACCTGGAAGAGATCGAACATGAGAGGCGCCGCGCTGACGAGATGCTGGAGGCTATTCTGCCGGCAAGCGCGCTGGCCGAGTTGAAGGCGACGAACGAGGTCAAGCCCCGCCGCGTCGAAGATGTGACGGTCCTGTTCAGCGATATCGTTGGATTCACGCACTACTGCGACAACCATCCCGCGGAGCAGGTGGTCTCCGAACTTCGGGGCCTTGTCGATGCGTTCGAGGACATCGTCGACGCGCACGCAATGGAGAAGATCAAGACCATCGGGGATGCATTCTTTGCTACCGCCGGGCTGCTCAAACCGATGCAGGACGGGGTGCTGGCGGCCGTGCACTGTGCGAGGGCAATGATCGAAACCGCGCAAAGGCTCGAGCCCGGCTGGACCGTCCGGATCGGAATTCACAGCGGACCGGTCATCGCCGGCATCATGGGGAGGCACCAGTACATGTTCGACTTGTGGGGGGACACGGTCAACACCGCGGCCCGCATCACCGCGCATGCCGACGGAGGATCGATCTTCATGAGTGCCACGGCTTGGGCCCAGGTTCGTCATTGCTGCGCAGGCCGAAGCCGCGGCTTCGCGGAGCTGAAAGGAAAGGGAAGCCTCGAACTATTCGAATGTCATGGCCTTCGGGCGGTCACGAGTCCTGCCGGGCCCACCAGTGATTCCCGCAGTCAGCCTCCGCCGGAGAGCGAAGGTCGCCCCTAA
- a CDS encoding ABC transporter permease — MRSLSYVYLAFRSVRAHILRSILAVTGIVIGIAAVVIVVAVAEGARAEISKQINSLGSNLLLVKPGAQLAQGVRQQAGTILSLTTADALAIAREVPDIVIAAPFVGEQKTTVSGDLNWSTLVAGVTPEFFEARGWRLAEGQLLNDDHVTSAAKVAVIGRTVARELFRGRDPLGRFLRIERSSYLVIGVLAEKGQDFTGRDQDDVMFIPLSSAKIFTVGRSQANPDAVHTILVKTESAESMQAAESAIARVLRQRHKIVGRKSDDFSIQNLIQVAQTRDRAYRQFTLLVSTLAGISLLVGGIGVMNIMLVSVTERINEIGIRLAFGARPQDIRWQFLLEAVLLCTIGGLLGLVVGYGCARVVPSALGWPIEFNERMALIAIACSSFIGIVFGLLPAERAARLDPAVLLRSG; from the coding sequence ATGCGATCGCTCAGCTATGTTTATCTGGCGTTTCGGTCGGTGCGTGCGCACATATTGCGCTCGATTCTCGCCGTGACCGGCATTGTCATCGGTATCGCTGCTGTCGTGATTGTGGTTGCGGTGGCGGAAGGGGCGCGTGCCGAAATCTCGAAGCAGATAAATTCGCTTGGCTCGAATCTGCTGCTTGTGAAACCTGGCGCGCAGCTCGCACAGGGCGTGCGCCAACAGGCGGGTACCATCCTCTCGCTCACGACAGCCGATGCGCTGGCGATTGCCCGCGAGGTGCCCGACATTGTCATTGCCGCACCGTTCGTCGGTGAGCAAAAGACGACAGTATCGGGCGACTTGAACTGGTCGACCCTGGTCGCCGGTGTGACGCCCGAATTCTTCGAGGCGCGAGGTTGGAGACTCGCGGAAGGTCAACTCCTTAACGACGATCACGTTACATCGGCTGCAAAAGTCGCGGTTATCGGCCGCACCGTGGCGCGCGAACTGTTCAGGGGCAGGGACCCGCTTGGCCGCTTCCTGCGCATCGAACGCTCCTCCTACCTCGTGATCGGAGTGCTTGCCGAGAAGGGCCAGGATTTCACAGGTCGAGACCAGGACGACGTCATGTTCATTCCGTTGTCATCAGCGAAAATCTTCACAGTTGGACGCAGTCAGGCCAACCCGGATGCGGTGCATACGATTCTCGTGAAGACCGAATCCGCTGAATCCATGCAAGCAGCAGAATCGGCGATTGCCCGTGTCCTGCGGCAGCGTCACAAGATCGTGGGGCGCAAGTCCGACGATTTTAGCATTCAGAACCTCATCCAGGTCGCCCAGACGCGCGACCGGGCCTATCGCCAGTTCACCTTGCTGGTGTCCACGCTTGCGGGAATCTCCCTGCTGGTCGGCGGCATTGGCGTGATGAACATCATGCTTGTATCGGTCACCGAACGGATCAATGAGATCGGAATCCGGTTGGCGTTTGGCGCCCGGCCACAAGACATCCGCTGGCAGTTTCTATTGGAGGCAGTGCTGCTGTGCACGATCGGCGGTTTGTTGGGACTCGTCGTTGGCTATGGGTGTGCCCGCGTCGTCCCCTCCGCGTTAGGTTGGCCAATCGAGTTCAACGAACGGATGGCGCTGATCGCGATCGCCTGCTCCAGTTTCATCGGCATTGTCTTCGGTCTTCTGCCCGCCGAGCGGGCCGCGCGTTTGGATCCGGCGGTGCTACTAAGGTCCGGATAG
- a CDS encoding response regulator, with product MVRILYIEDNEDNIYMVSRRLRRKGYDVVVACDGAEGIALAKSQLPDLILMDLGLPVVDGWEVTRRLRAAPETAAIPVVALSAHALPEDRERALASGCNDFITKPTNFLHLLDRIEALVKRAPDR from the coding sequence ATGGTTAGGATCCTTTACATCGAGGATAATGAAGACAACATCTATATGGTGTCGCGCCGATTGCGTCGGAAAGGCTACGACGTGGTCGTTGCATGCGATGGTGCGGAAGGAATTGCGCTGGCCAAGAGCCAGCTCCCGGATCTCATTCTGATGGATCTCGGGCTGCCGGTCGTCGACGGCTGGGAGGTTACCCGGCGGTTGCGTGCGGCGCCCGAAACCGCTGCTATTCCCGTTGTTGCGCTGTCTGCTCACGCGCTGCCGGAGGATCGCGAGCGTGCGCTCGCGTCGGGGTGCAATGACTTCATTACAAAACCGACCAACTTCCTGCACCTGCTTGATCGGATCGAGGCTCTGGTGAAGAGAGCGCCGGACAGATGA
- a CDS encoding DNA-binding protein has protein sequence MTTHVLQFVELSDQDRKAAKAFDKLGKGDQVEVRVRRKSGEDQVVRLRPKAAALLETALGHLLQGERVAILAEDQELSPNDAAELLGISRPLVVHRMDVGDLPFRYSASIGVRS, from the coding sequence ATGACTACCCATGTGCTGCAATTTGTCGAGCTCTCGGATCAGGACCGCAAGGCGGCCAAAGCCTTCGACAAGCTCGGCAAGGGCGATCAAGTAGAAGTCCGGGTCCGGCGCAAGTCGGGCGAGGACCAAGTCGTCAGGCTGCGGCCGAAGGCCGCGGCGCTGCTTGAGACTGCACTCGGCCATCTCCTCCAGGGCGAACGTGTCGCTATCCTCGCTGAGGACCAGGAACTCAGTCCCAACGACGCGGCAGAGCTCCTTGGAATCTCCCGCCCGCTCGTGGTCCATCGGATGGACGTTGGCGATCTCCCATTCCGATATTCGGCAAGCATCGGCGTACGAAGCTGA
- a CDS encoding DUF3365 domain-containing protein, which translates to MLLAGEAVVSRSQERIDDPKLGDKGLSGEALIEQAREIYRTTTGIDPISVDPASRQGQLLRIQMDAIVEVMDANQATINAKGTGFKGFIPAVFARLVNEAFARRAKGEAEVKVTGPPDRIRNRKARPDAWETDVIKSKFLAPDWPRDRAYSAAVETGGHPAFRVMVPQYYDKTCLTCHGTPKGEVDITGYPKEGAKLGELGGVISIILYR; encoded by the coding sequence ATGCTGCTCGCCGGCGAAGCTGTCGTCTCGCGCTCCCAGGAGCGGATTGATGATCCGAAGCTCGGCGACAAGGGTCTCAGCGGCGAGGCGCTGATCGAACAGGCTCGCGAAATCTATCGCACAACGACCGGCATCGATCCGATCTCGGTCGATCCCGCCTCCCGACAAGGTCAATTGCTGCGCATCCAAATGGACGCGATCGTCGAGGTGATGGATGCAAATCAGGCGACGATCAATGCCAAGGGGACGGGGTTCAAGGGGTTCATCCCGGCGGTGTTCGCACGGCTGGTCAACGAAGCCTTTGCGCGCAGGGCAAAGGGCGAGGCTGAAGTGAAGGTCACGGGACCGCCCGATCGCATTCGCAACCGAAAGGCGCGTCCCGACGCGTGGGAGACCGACGTCATCAAATCAAAGTTTCTCGCGCCGGATTGGCCGCGCGACCGTGCATACTCTGCCGCGGTCGAAACCGGCGGGCATCCGGCGTTTCGAGTCATGGTGCCACAATACTACGACAAAACCTGCCTGACTTGCCATGGCACGCCAAAGGGCGAAGTCGACATCACTGGTTATCCGAAGGAAGGCGCGAAATTGGGTGAGCTGGGCGGCGTGATCAGCATCATCCTCTATCGATAG